One Gossypium hirsutum isolate 1008001.06 chromosome A11, Gossypium_hirsutum_v2.1, whole genome shotgun sequence genomic window carries:
- the LOC107943279 gene encoding triacylglycerol lipase OBL1-like, which translates to MASQSHNFSGNYLVLRPNEVSVLYLFRLLWDHELEKKAFVECPPEKFQENIRRKWLIFMSLSSQKMLLHAAKPLRWIGEKLEMWVNLVSLNDNVFVLFFNLLRGKVKMVDRESEAFVSFIGSLDRRVELDQNIKPGDCRYFGALAAMAAKISYENQAFVERIVRDYWKIIDRS; encoded by the exons ATGGCTTCTCAGTCTCATAATTTTTCCGGAAATTATTTAGTGTTGAGGCCAAACGAAGTGAGTGTTCTCTATCTTTTCCGCCTCCTATGGGACCATGAACTTGAAAAGAAAGCCTTTGTGGAGTGCCCACCGGAGAAATTCCAGGAAAATATCCGCCGGAAATGGCTTATTTTCATGTCTCTATCGTCCCAAAAGATGCTTCTCCATGCAGCAAAGCCCCTGAGATGGATCGGCGAAAAGCTGGAAATGTGGGTGAACTTGGTCTCATTGAACGACAACGTTTTCGTGCTTTTCTTCAATCTTTTGCGAG GTAAGGTGAAAATGGTGGATCGAGAATCGGAAGCTTTCGTGTCCTTCATTGGAAGCCTAGATAGGCGAGTTGAATTAGACCAGAATATCAAACCTGGAGATTGCAGATACTTTGGAGCATTGGCGGCTATGGCGGCTAAAATTTCTTACGAGAATCAAGCTTTTGTTG